In a genomic window of Pelotomaculum thermopropionicum SI:
- a CDS encoding uncharacterized conserved protein, with translation MPKGYLCLVLHAHLPYVRHPEHEFFLEEKWLFEAITETYIPLIQVFEHLIRDGIRFRLTVTLSPPLISMLTDPLLQERYVRHLAKLIELAEKEEGRTYGSPFHETALMYKKRFQEAMTVFCDRYGRNLVSAFKYFQDAGRLELITCAATHGYLPLMMLFPEAVRAQIRAAVELHTRHLGGPPHGIWLPECGYAPGVDEILKENGLKFFFTDTHGLLYASRRPRFGIFAPIYCPSGVAAFGRDVESSKQVWSSQEGYPGDYDYREFYRDIGYDLDYEYIKPYIHPDGIRTHTGIKYYKITGRVDLSQKEPYNPRRAEEKAAIHAGNFMFNRQHQVRYLAGLMDRPPVIVAPYDAELFGHWWFEGPLWLEYLIRKIAFDQDDIEMITPSDYLQRHPCNQVAVPCSSSWGNKGYHEVWLCGANDWIYRHLHMAASRMTALANRHQSAGGLLKRALNQAARELMLAQSSDWAFIMSTGTMVDYAIKRTKTHVSNFLRLYEEIEGNKIDEGWLSALEYRNNIFPDIDYRWYQSKPGQAKAG, from the coding sequence ATGCCAAAAGGATATCTGTGCCTTGTGCTGCACGCGCACCTGCCGTACGTGCGGCACCCCGAACATGAATTTTTTCTCGAGGAAAAATGGCTTTTTGAGGCTATAACGGAAACGTACATCCCTTTAATCCAGGTTTTTGAGCACCTGATAAGGGACGGCATCAGGTTCCGGCTGACGGTAACATTAAGCCCGCCCCTGATTTCAATGCTGACCGACCCGCTCCTCCAGGAGCGCTATGTCAGGCACCTGGCAAAGTTAATCGAACTGGCGGAAAAGGAAGAAGGGCGCACTTACGGAAGCCCGTTTCACGAAACCGCCCTGATGTATAAAAAGCGCTTCCAGGAGGCCATGACCGTCTTTTGCGACCGCTACGGCCGCAACCTCGTTTCAGCTTTTAAATACTTCCAGGACGCCGGGCGCCTTGAGCTTATAACCTGCGCCGCCACCCACGGCTACCTGCCGCTGATGATGCTTTTCCCCGAGGCGGTGCGGGCTCAAATCAGGGCGGCCGTTGAGCTGCATACCCGCCACCTGGGCGGCCCGCCGCATGGAATCTGGCTGCCCGAATGCGGCTACGCCCCGGGCGTGGACGAGATACTGAAAGAAAACGGCTTAAAATTCTTTTTTACCGACACCCACGGCCTGCTGTACGCATCACGCCGGCCGCGCTTTGGCATTTTTGCCCCGATTTACTGCCCGTCCGGCGTGGCCGCCTTCGGCAGGGACGTGGAATCATCAAAACAGGTCTGGAGCAGCCAGGAGGGCTATCCCGGCGACTACGACTACCGCGAGTTTTACCGGGACATAGGATACGACCTGGACTATGAATACATAAAGCCTTACATTCATCCCGACGGAATCAGGACGCACACCGGAATAAAATACTATAAGATCACCGGCAGGGTCGACTTGAGCCAGAAAGAGCCTTACAACCCCCGGCGGGCCGAGGAAAAGGCCGCCATTCACGCCGGGAACTTTATGTTCAACCGCCAGCACCAGGTGCGTTACCTGGCCGGCTTGATGGACCGGCCCCCGGTTATAGTGGCGCCATACGACGCCGAGCTTTTCGGGCACTGGTGGTTTGAAGGGCCGCTGTGGCTGGAATACCTAATCAGGAAAATCGCCTTTGATCAGGACGACATAGAAATGATAACCCCCAGCGATTACCTGCAGCGCCACCCGTGCAACCAGGTGGCCGTTCCCTGTTCATCCAGTTGGGGGAATAAAGGTTATCACGAGGTCTGGCTGTGCGGGGCAAACGACTGGATTTACAGGCACCTGCACATGGCGGCAAGCCGGATGACCGCACTGGCCAACCGGCACCAGTCCGCCGGCGGCCTGCTCAAGCGAGCCCTGAATCAGGCGGCGCGCGAGCTGATGCTGGCACAGAGCAGCGATTGGGCTTTTATCATGAGCACGGGGACCATGGTTGATTACGCAATTAAAAGAACAAAAACTCATGTAAGCAATTTTTTACGGCTGTATGAAGAAATTGAAGGCAACAAAATTGACGAGGGCTGGCTGAGCGCCCTGGAGTACCGAAACAACATTTTCCCGGATATAGACTACAGATGGTATCAGAGCAAGCCAGGACAGGCAAAAGCAGGATAA
- the LldP gene encoding L-lactate permease, whose translation MLMPWTQAINPLGNLWLSALVAAVPVVFLFIALAGLRMKGHIAGLLTVFLAICVAVFAFGMPTKYALLSTLYGAMFGLLPIGWIVITAVFLYNMTVKTGQFEVIKDSIAAITDDRRLQALLIAFSFGAFIEGAAGFGTPVAITAAMLVGLGFNPFYAAGICLIANTAPVAFGGIGIPIITAGGVSGLDPMAISQMCGRQLPLLSVFVPFWLVLIMSGWNGVKEVMPAVLVSGVSFALVQWFSSNYLSPMLPDILSSLASIICLVIFLRFWKPKEVWRFADEPPATLKVKHHSAGAILKAWSPFIILTVLIADWGLQPVKAILDKATVKLVFSGLDKMILVGDKPMSVVYNFNWLSAGGTSILLAAIISAFVLKVSPARFLEILWDTLKTLRYALLTIACVLGFAYVSNWSGMTTTLGKAFTITGAAFPFLSAFLGWIGVFITGSDTSSNALFCSMQKVTADSMGINPVLTVATNSSGGVAAKMISPQSIVVGTSSTGLVGREGDLFRFTLPHSLFFTVIIALIALAQAYLFPGIIPGSNSSSVGSIAGNRRRHDHPADYRHFHRYPGRTGIPPGHHCRRGKTKSLKHRGGVI comes from the coding sequence ATGCTCATGCCCTGGACACAGGCCATTAACCCGCTCGGCAACCTCTGGCTTTCAGCCCTGGTTGCTGCCGTACCGGTCGTATTCCTTTTTATAGCCCTGGCAGGCCTGCGCATGAAAGGACATATTGCCGGTCTGTTAACCGTTTTCCTGGCCATATGCGTGGCGGTTTTCGCCTTCGGCATGCCCACCAAATACGCGCTTTTATCAACCCTTTACGGGGCCATGTTCGGCCTTTTGCCAATCGGCTGGATCGTCATTACCGCCGTTTTTCTTTACAATATGACGGTGAAGACGGGCCAGTTCGAAGTCATCAAAGACTCCATAGCCGCCATAACCGACGACAGGCGCCTGCAGGCTCTTTTAATTGCCTTCTCTTTTGGAGCCTTTATAGAAGGCGCGGCAGGCTTCGGCACACCGGTGGCGATTACCGCCGCCATGCTGGTCGGCCTTGGCTTCAACCCCTTCTATGCTGCCGGCATCTGCCTGATTGCCAACACCGCACCGGTAGCCTTCGGCGGTATCGGCATTCCCATCATCACGGCCGGCGGCGTTTCGGGCCTGGACCCCATGGCCATCAGCCAGATGTGCGGCCGCCAGCTGCCCCTGCTGTCGGTATTTGTACCGTTCTGGCTGGTCCTGATCATGTCCGGCTGGAACGGCGTTAAAGAAGTAATGCCGGCCGTGCTGGTGAGCGGTGTGTCTTTTGCGTTAGTTCAGTGGTTTTCCTCCAACTATTTAAGCCCTATGCTTCCCGATATCCTTTCCTCGCTGGCCTCAATCATCTGTCTCGTCATTTTCCTGCGCTTCTGGAAACCTAAAGAAGTATGGCGCTTTGCCGACGAACCGCCCGCCACTTTAAAGGTGAAACACCACAGCGCAGGCGCCATTTTGAAGGCCTGGTCGCCGTTTATAATTCTCACCGTGCTCATTGCAGACTGGGGACTTCAGCCAGTAAAAGCAATTCTCGACAAGGCAACTGTAAAACTGGTATTCTCAGGACTGGATAAGATGATTCTGGTAGGCGACAAACCCATGTCTGTGGTTTACAACTTCAACTGGCTTTCGGCAGGCGGCACGTCCATCCTGCTGGCGGCCATCATATCCGCCTTTGTGCTGAAAGTGAGCCCGGCCAGGTTCCTGGAAATACTGTGGGACACTTTAAAAACCCTGCGCTATGCCCTTTTAACCATTGCCTGCGTTCTCGGCTTTGCCTACGTTTCGAACTGGTCCGGCATGACCACCACGCTGGGCAAGGCTTTCACCATTACCGGCGCCGCCTTCCCGTTCCTCTCTGCCTTCCTGGGCTGGATCGGGGTATTCATTACCGGCAGCGACACTTCTTCCAACGCCCTTTTCTGCAGCATGCAAAAAGTAACTGCCGATTCCATGGGTATTAACCCGGTGCTCACGGTAGCAACCAACTCTTCCGGCGGCGTGGCGGCCAAGATGATTTCTCCGCAGAGCATCGTTGTCGGCACCTCTTCCACCGGCCTGGTTGGACGGGAAGGCGATCTTTTCCGCTTCACCCTGCCGCACAGCCTGTTCTTCACCGTGATCATTGCCCTCATCGCTCTCGCCCAGGCCTATCTCTTCCCGGGCATAATTCCCGGCAGCAACAGCAGCAGTGTCGGCAGCATCGCAGGCAACCGGCGGCGGCACGACCATCCTGCTGATTACCGGCATTTTCATCGTTATCCTGGGCGCACTGGCATACCGCCAGGGCACCATTGCCGCCGCGGAAAAACAAAAAGCTTAAAACACAGAGGAGGTGTTATTTAA